Proteins from a genomic interval of Paenibacillus lentus:
- a CDS encoding GyrI-like domain-containing protein, producing the protein MNYEIVHVEEKTVAGLRSRTSNSDPNMSRSIGELWQQFYQEGIYDSIPGKKNDKSIGLYTNYEMGDNDTYDVMVCCEVEGSTGAEVKEKAEGEVGAAAGAKAGEDAEEGTETDTNENTNPNTNVNVNINAHAHANPNPNANVNAGVRVNTIPAGKYAKFIVRGHVQQAVAEFWTKLWSMELDRKFSSDFEEYQSGGDMDNAEIHIYIALN; encoded by the coding sequence ATGAATTATGAAATCGTGCATGTAGAGGAAAAAACGGTCGCAGGATTGCGGAGCAGAACCAGCAACAGTGATCCCAATATGAGCCGAAGTATAGGGGAGCTCTGGCAGCAGTTTTATCAGGAGGGAATTTATGACTCTATACCTGGTAAGAAGAATGATAAGAGCATTGGCTTGTATACTAACTATGAGATGGGGGATAACGACACATATGATGTGATGGTCTGCTGTGAGGTTGAAGGCTCTACAGGGGCAGAAGTAAAAGAGAAAGCGGAAGGAGAAGTAGGAGCAGCAGCAGGGGCAAAGGCAGGTGAGGATGCAGAAGAGGGAACAGAAACAGATACAAATGAAAATACAAATCCAAATACAAATGTAAATGTAAATATAAATGCACATGCACATGCAAACCCAAACCCAAACGCAAATGTAAATGCAGGGGTGCGTGTAAATACGATACCTGCGGGGAAATATGCCAAGTTTATTGTGCGGGGGCATGTACAGCAGGCGGTGGCTGAATTTTGGACGAAGCTGTGGTCGATGGAGCTCGATAGAAAATTCAGCAGTGATTTTGAAGAATATCAAAGCGGCGGAGACATGGACAATGCCGAAATCCATATTTACATTGCGTTGAACTGA
- a CDS encoding helix-turn-helix transcriptional regulator, with protein MQINRLLEIVYILLAKRQVTAKQLAEQFGVSPRTIYRDVDTLSAAGIPVYTNKGKGGGIRLLDQYVLGKSLLSDKEQIDILSSLQGLNALNVPEVEPVLNKLAAIFNKNSTSWIDVDFSRWGSNYADQEKFNSLKTAILNRNVVTFDYYSSYGEKTERSMEPVKLIFKGQGWYIYGFCRLKDDYRLFKVTRIKNLTCSEETFTREIPRESWSDSDSLDVSHRTVRLVLKIESRMAYRVFDEFDQGSIAKNADGSFMVKVDYIEDEWVYGYILSYGNDAEVIEPEHVRNIIKRKLEASLRKYL; from the coding sequence GTGCAGATCAACAGGCTGCTTGAAATTGTCTATATTTTATTAGCTAAAAGACAGGTAACCGCTAAACAATTAGCTGAGCAGTTTGGAGTATCCCCGCGAACGATATATCGCGATGTCGATACCCTGAGCGCGGCGGGAATACCCGTATATACGAATAAGGGAAAAGGCGGAGGCATTCGCCTGCTTGACCAATATGTGCTAGGTAAATCGCTGCTGTCAGACAAGGAGCAAATAGATATTCTCTCATCGCTTCAAGGCTTGAATGCTTTGAATGTTCCAGAGGTTGAGCCCGTGCTGAATAAGCTTGCTGCGATTTTTAATAAAAACTCCACGAGTTGGATTGATGTCGATTTCTCCCGGTGGGGCTCTAACTATGCGGACCAGGAAAAATTCAATTCGCTGAAAACAGCGATTTTAAATCGAAATGTAGTGACTTTTGACTATTATAGCTCTTATGGAGAAAAAACAGAGAGAAGCATGGAGCCTGTAAAGCTGATTTTTAAAGGGCAGGGCTGGTATATTTACGGATTTTGCCGTTTGAAAGATGATTATAGATTGTTTAAAGTGACCCGAATCAAAAATCTAACCTGCTCGGAAGAAACTTTTACAAGAGAGATTCCGAGGGAGAGTTGGAGCGATAGCGATTCTCTGGACGTTAGCCATAGAACGGTGAGGCTTGTTTTAAAAATTGAGTCTAGAATGGCCTACAGGGTTTTTGACGAATTTGATCAGGGCAGTATAGCTAAAAATGCAGACGGGAGCTTTATGGTCAAGGTGGACTATATCGAGGATGAGTGGGTGTACGGTTACATATTGTCTTACGGGAATGATGCAGAGGTTATAGAACCTGAGCATGTTCGAAATATCATTAAGAGAAAGCTGGAGGCGAGTTTGCGAAAATATTTATAA
- a CDS encoding polyprenyl synthetase family protein: MNEEIAVQADTWYRKAEQKAVQYLASLQKRVMEQTDLQTLTNDFQWWKKGHVHHFWRSLLPRSSKSADTLGYHRYISWLNRTGKLEDYLDRSISYIYMRDLGKALDSPDTQVRIKQTMSDVKKLLLRSTDAASGDQPDFMNLAGLYRWSQKESIEDAVIWLIDKLNQVASHIPKGMNAEHAQRKLMKIIIGVVLHVMDDMDDNTLSDERSRRLDEAIRLGYSYGLTYPFIDDLLDSEILNAREKEQYSQMIRSALLTGSVPKPGKWNEKHTDFIHYVYAELRDAFEYIKSYQRPEAINTFFEQSYVFFHAQDLDRVKNLNNSTYTNEELYLPVILKSSSSRLIVRSVISADEDEGFEQRTFYYGIYNQLADDFADIFEDMKTGAVTPYTYYLKYRGQRAELINPYELYWTVISYLIDNVYHSNAKAREVILNRAINGLKRCKNRLGKEKYTEIMDIFATGNPEFNRLVQRMVEQADDVDFLDKLLRDQVVTALRNSRKEKESFIDTIHSVRDQLNAQLQIRKSGEISTVTESLIDAANYSLQGDGKRLRPILTWAMGVNEYGLPAAAIMPLLKSLEYMHTASLIFDDLPSQDNASTRRGQPTLHQIHDSATAELTGLYLIQKAVEEQSSLSEFDAASVLALIRYSSQKAGEICMGQAMDLEARGKALTLEQLNTICFYKTGAAFEACLVMPAILAQVPETEIASLKKYAYHAGIAFQIKDDLLDSEGETSLLGKPVHQDVENNNSTFVTLLGHEGARRAMWEHYCLAMETLNELPRSNVFLKQILNYMVSREK, translated from the coding sequence ATGAATGAGGAAATTGCGGTTCAAGCCGATACATGGTATCGAAAGGCTGAGCAGAAGGCAGTTCAGTACTTGGCATCTCTTCAAAAACGGGTTATGGAGCAAACGGATCTGCAAACCCTGACAAACGACTTTCAATGGTGGAAAAAAGGCCATGTTCATCACTTCTGGCGTTCTTTGCTTCCACGCAGCAGCAAGTCGGCCGATACTTTAGGCTATCACAGATATATTAGCTGGCTAAACCGTACAGGTAAACTGGAGGATTACCTGGATCGGAGCATTTCTTATATTTATATGCGCGATTTGGGCAAGGCGCTCGATTCTCCCGACACCCAAGTCCGTATAAAGCAAACTATGTCAGATGTGAAAAAGCTTTTGCTTCGCTCTACCGACGCGGCTTCAGGTGACCAGCCTGATTTTATGAACTTAGCTGGACTTTATCGATGGTCACAAAAGGAAAGCATTGAGGACGCCGTCATTTGGCTTATCGACAAGCTGAACCAAGTAGCCTCGCATATCCCCAAGGGAATGAACGCGGAGCACGCTCAGCGAAAATTGATGAAGATCATTATCGGGGTAGTTCTTCATGTCATGGATGACATGGACGATAATACACTGTCTGATGAGCGATCCAGGCGGCTGGATGAAGCAATTCGACTCGGTTACTCCTATGGTCTGACCTATCCTTTTATCGACGATCTTCTGGATTCCGAAATTCTAAATGCCAGGGAGAAGGAACAATATTCTCAGATGATCAGAAGCGCACTGCTGACCGGCTCTGTTCCGAAGCCTGGAAAATGGAATGAAAAACATACAGATTTCATCCATTACGTTTATGCGGAGCTGCGAGATGCTTTTGAGTATATTAAGAGTTATCAGCGCCCAGAAGCCATAAATACTTTTTTCGAGCAATCCTATGTATTTTTCCATGCTCAGGATTTGGACCGGGTAAAAAATCTCAACAATTCCACCTACACCAACGAGGAGCTCTACCTGCCGGTTATTTTAAAATCCTCTTCTTCCCGCTTGATTGTCCGTTCAGTGATCAGTGCAGACGAGGATGAGGGCTTTGAACAGCGAACATTTTATTATGGGATCTACAACCAGCTTGCTGATGATTTTGCGGATATATTCGAGGATATGAAGACCGGAGCGGTAACGCCCTACACCTATTATTTAAAATACCGCGGACAGCGTGCGGAGCTGATTAATCCTTATGAATTATATTGGACGGTCATATCCTATCTAATTGATAACGTGTATCATTCCAATGCCAAAGCCCGTGAGGTTATCCTGAACCGTGCTATTAACGGCTTGAAACGCTGCAAAAATCGCCTCGGCAAGGAAAAATACACCGAAATCATGGACATCTTCGCCACCGGAAATCCCGAGTTCAATCGACTTGTCCAACGTATGGTTGAGCAGGCGGACGACGTGGATTTTCTTGACAAGCTGCTTCGGGATCAGGTCGTGACTGCCCTGAGGAACAGCCGCAAGGAGAAGGAGAGCTTTATCGATACAATCCATTCTGTCCGCGATCAGCTCAATGCACAATTGCAGATACGTAAATCGGGCGAAATTTCTACGGTCACCGAATCGCTGATTGATGCTGCCAACTATAGTCTCCAAGGCGACGGCAAACGTCTTCGGCCCATCTTGACCTGGGCCATGGGCGTGAACGAATATGGACTGCCAGCTGCGGCGATCATGCCGCTTCTGAAATCATTGGAATATATGCATACGGCATCTTTGATTTTCGATGATTTACCGTCGCAGGACAATGCCTCTACCCGCCGGGGGCAGCCGACGCTGCATCAAATCCATGACAGTGCCACCGCGGAATTGACGGGGCTCTATTTGATTCAAAAAGCCGTTGAAGAGCAGTCGTCCTTAAGCGAATTCGATGCTGCATCCGTTCTGGCTTTGATCCGATATTCATCCCAGAAGGCTGGCGAAATCTGTATGGGGCAGGCGATGGATTTGGAGGCCCGTGGAAAAGCACTAACGCTAGAGCAATTGAATACGATCTGTTTTTATAAAACAGGGGCCGCTTTTGAAGCCTGCCTCGTGATGCCCGCCATACTTGCTCAGGTTCCTGAGACGGAAATCGCGTCTTTGAAAAAATATGCCTACCATGCAGGCATCGCTTTTCAAATCAAGGACGATTTGCTGGACTCCGAAGGCGAAACGAGCTTATTGGGAAAGCCCGTTCATCAAGATGTGGAGAACAACAACTCAACATTTGTCACCCTCCTCGGCCATGAAGGGGCCCGAAGAGCAATGTGGGAGCACTATTGCCTGGCCATGGAAACCTTGAACGAACTGCCGCGCAGTAATGTTTTTCTCAAGCAAATATTGAACTATATGGTGAGCAGGGAAAAATAA
- a CDS encoding (deoxy)nucleoside triphosphate pyrophosphohydrolase, whose amino-acid sequence MIQVAAALIENKQGQLLIARRREGKSQAGLWEFPGGKIEAGESGEECLRRELMEEMNIEIEPYEYLGVNDHWYGEVHIRLLAWKAKYKAGEVILVDHDEYRWVEKGELNSFDFAEADKVFVRMVGAR is encoded by the coding sequence ATGATACAAGTGGCGGCAGCTTTAATTGAGAATAAGCAAGGGCAGCTGTTGATCGCGCGGAGGAGAGAAGGAAAATCTCAGGCAGGACTATGGGAATTCCCTGGCGGGAAGATCGAAGCTGGCGAATCAGGCGAGGAGTGTCTCCGCAGAGAATTGATGGAGGAAATGAATATTGAAATCGAACCTTATGAATATTTAGGCGTAAACGATCATTGGTATGGAGAGGTGCATATTAGATTGTTGGCCTGGAAGGCCAAATATAAGGCTGGTGAAGTGATATTAGTCGATCATGATGAGTACCGCTGGGTCGAGAAGGGCGAGTTGAACTCATTTGATTTTGCTGAGGCGGATAAGGTGTTTGTTCGAATGGTTGGGGCTCGATAG
- a CDS encoding DUF5704 domain-containing protein, with amino-acid sequence MNTESVQFTIRVPDGVLTAHTGPVDITNEGGSGLVDGVRGLRYFFPILIEIELEPTEGKAVIKHYTTSGQSLDGVDGFRDREETLELNQHYSFFPSPNSQTYKYEYYTKGTSGSLPAAPNPGELLYGDPMGFTYDGSFPIYYLNLYYKGTPPTTTDPPPGVACTSPSPSRTMTGEDFNPNVSAVIKADSRGSERFNVFDGIPTTESLYGNVWTKNYLHKYGYQQMTGKCTFTVDVTVMPPPPPPDEEPGQPSTVQVQVDKDYSFWTISQVEVYRLKEAALQNYAFEANGIKIPPHGYNAPYYATAETSRYEPSPIPSISVSHDGDPEAAARSAVSVRVRNDTFTFNNQTLMSGAETTGSGPAPSAIPTAPMTGDNILYSSGHIIPMTKTNRANQPSTGTIYYSEVSGAGEKNYPIYGINSVTVHTPVVIYPAVSDDQAHNQKTKPAAGRSAMILDRPFTIELPNAGQHANYTGYGHRNYLKYIGSKQVRFPFDVYNDSKSEFYPKNTWIRVEKSQEVFTFYLPVWVDEGFYEVEFRTIAHNTPSGASYQNKANLDLTHHIAYDTVAVDVIGRIYDFRITDIADYNWETVFRMAKGSSIPTGTSYWVGLSGIDGATRGIMPQYTLPIRPGSHPLYKNAAIKTGYHFKFDLKTRGNMFSQQDEIKITPSFYFISAADGSRTPVDLYYHKSGKSYVKVGSPSDEVTRYVILNERLRNVTLEELTDTALYKYDHEYNFGQIATIGRAQFVNHYVNIAAKRKTMVGSLSLLRLPEGVRTLIGPKTNIPAGVDLSRVNAAVQKWYGEYSLPADLYAVKAGTNVAEYGRTHRGLTDKSPIFLKQGYIVVNFNLETVQAGKINEPHLQYIHGPLMNQWHQMEGFARSVQDAFGVTYQLKDGDVVLYHADLSSRDDFRPMVTH; translated from the coding sequence ATGAACACGGAATCTGTTCAATTCACAATAAGAGTTCCAGATGGAGTATTAACCGCACACACAGGACCAGTAGATATTACAAATGAAGGTGGTTCAGGACTCGTAGATGGAGTTCGGGGCTTGAGATATTTCTTTCCTATTCTAATTGAAATAGAACTAGAGCCTACCGAAGGCAAAGCTGTAATTAAGCATTATACGACAAGCGGACAGTCTCTGGACGGTGTAGATGGGTTTCGAGATCGAGAGGAAACGCTGGAATTAAATCAACACTATTCTTTTTTTCCATCACCGAATTCGCAAACTTATAAATATGAGTATTATACGAAAGGCACGAGCGGGTCACTTCCAGCGGCACCGAATCCGGGAGAGCTTTTATATGGTGATCCCATGGGCTTTACGTACGATGGAAGCTTTCCGATATATTACCTAAATCTATATTACAAGGGAACTCCGCCAACAACGACGGATCCACCACCAGGCGTAGCCTGTACATCCCCCTCTCCAAGCAGAACCATGACCGGAGAAGATTTTAACCCGAATGTCAGCGCGGTCATTAAGGCAGATTCTCGGGGGAGTGAGCGGTTTAATGTGTTCGATGGCATCCCGACGACAGAAAGTCTCTACGGCAATGTGTGGACGAAGAATTATTTACATAAATATGGATATCAACAAATGACGGGCAAGTGTACGTTTACCGTAGATGTTACCGTCATGCCGCCCCCACCGCCTCCGGACGAGGAGCCCGGCCAACCTTCCACCGTTCAGGTTCAGGTGGATAAGGATTACTCCTTCTGGACGATTTCTCAAGTCGAGGTGTATCGCCTTAAAGAAGCCGCCTTGCAAAACTATGCTTTTGAGGCTAACGGCATCAAGATACCACCTCACGGGTATAATGCGCCCTATTATGCCACAGCAGAGACCAGTCGCTACGAACCCTCCCCTATTCCGAGCATCAGCGTCAGCCACGACGGGGATCCAGAAGCAGCCGCTCGATCGGCCGTGAGTGTTCGGGTACGCAATGATACCTTCACCTTCAATAACCAGACGCTTATGAGCGGTGCAGAAACGACAGGCAGCGGTCCAGCCCCATCCGCAATACCTACGGCTCCCATGACAGGGGATAATATTCTGTATAGCTCCGGGCACATCATCCCCATGACAAAGACGAATCGTGCAAATCAGCCTAGCACCGGAACGATATATTATTCGGAGGTTAGCGGAGCCGGAGAGAAGAATTATCCGATCTATGGCATCAATTCAGTTACCGTACATACCCCTGTAGTTATTTATCCGGCTGTGTCCGATGACCAGGCTCATAACCAGAAAACGAAACCCGCAGCAGGACGTTCCGCTATGATCTTGGATCGGCCGTTTACGATTGAACTCCCGAACGCAGGACAGCATGCCAATTACACGGGTTATGGTCATCGCAATTACTTGAAATACATCGGCAGCAAACAGGTGAGATTCCCATTCGATGTTTACAACGATTCCAAGAGTGAATTTTATCCGAAAAATACATGGATCAGGGTAGAGAAATCGCAGGAGGTTTTTACTTTTTACCTCCCGGTATGGGTCGATGAAGGATTCTATGAGGTGGAGTTCCGGACGATTGCCCACAATACTCCTTCCGGGGCCAGTTACCAAAATAAGGCTAATCTTGATTTAACGCATCACATCGCATATGACACTGTAGCGGTAGATGTCATTGGACGAATCTATGATTTCCGCATTACGGATATTGCCGATTATAATTGGGAGACAGTGTTTCGCATGGCCAAGGGCAGCAGCATTCCAACAGGAACCTCTTATTGGGTGGGGCTCAGTGGTATTGACGGGGCAACTCGGGGAATAATGCCCCAGTATACCTTGCCGATTCGCCCGGGAAGTCATCCCTTATATAAGAACGCGGCGATTAAGACGGGGTATCATTTTAAATTCGATCTCAAGACCAGAGGCAATATGTTTTCACAGCAGGATGAAATTAAGATTACGCCGAGCTTTTATTTTATTAGCGCGGCAGACGGGTCGCGAACGCCTGTGGACCTGTACTATCATAAGAGCGGCAAAAGCTATGTGAAAGTAGGCTCGCCCAGTGACGAGGTGACCCGGTACGTCATACTAAACGAGCGTCTGCGCAATGTCACGCTCGAGGAGCTGACAGATACCGCGCTGTATAAATATGACCATGAATATAATTTCGGCCAGATTGCAACCATTGGGCGGGCGCAATTCGTGAATCATTACGTCAACATAGCTGCGAAACGCAAGACTATGGTCGGCAGCCTCAGCCTACTGCGTCTGCCTGAAGGCGTGCGTACTCTTATCGGGCCGAAGACGAACATCCCCGCAGGGGTTGATCTGAGCCGGGTTAACGCCGCAGTCCAGAAATGGTATGGCGAGTACAGTCTGCCTGCGGATCTGTATGCGGTGAAAGCCGGGACGAATGTTGCAGAGTATGGACGCACCCACCGGGGGCTGACGGACAAGTCGCCGATTTTTTTGAAGCAGGGGTATATTGTGGTCAATTTTAATTTGGAGACGGTACAGGCGGGCAAGATCAATGAGCCGCATTTGCAGTATATCCATGGTCCGCTGATGAACCAATGGCACCAGATGGAGGGCTTTGCCCGCAGTGTGCAGGATGCTTTCGGCGTGACCTATCAGCTGAAGGACGGGGACGTTGTACTGTATCATGCCGATCTCTCCAGCCGGGATGATTTTCGTCCGATGGTGACGCATTAA
- a CDS encoding copper amine oxidase N-terminal domain-containing protein, with the protein MKLWMTALLTMVIVFSSLQVVGTVVATDLGPVIGAPKLTVLVDGRKVKFQGGDPLMENNRVQVPLRGVGEALGAEVDFRGKAVTYVKEGKSIVLTLGSKTALVDGQNVTMDTAAKAVKGRTYVPLRFVSENLGETVEWDQVGNWVWIGGKDIPTPEEIGIKSQELDKFKKMIDPISGLYGDGQEDAYVFTYDQLPLKVGDRVIYDVWKIRQNGKVGLRIRYSAAFSRIYYLSSDTKGARVRGPIEAMRIKNPDQTYTENYRTDQSIDEILIKDTNYAQFTIKQADFIGFSGLSRKSIFLLENPFN; encoded by the coding sequence TTGAAATTATGGATGACTGCGCTGCTAACTATGGTAATTGTGTTTTCTTCGTTGCAAGTCGTGGGGACAGTAGTAGCTACAGATCTAGGACCGGTTATTGGAGCTCCCAAATTAACTGTTCTGGTAGATGGTCGGAAAGTAAAATTCCAGGGTGGAGATCCGCTTATGGAAAATAACCGGGTTCAGGTGCCACTACGTGGAGTCGGAGAAGCCCTAGGTGCAGAGGTAGACTTTAGGGGGAAGGCCGTGACTTATGTGAAAGAAGGCAAGTCTATTGTACTAACCTTGGGAAGTAAGACAGCTTTAGTTGACGGCCAAAATGTAACGATGGATACAGCCGCCAAAGCAGTTAAGGGACGGACTTATGTGCCATTGCGTTTTGTAAGCGAAAATCTAGGAGAAACCGTAGAGTGGGATCAAGTTGGAAACTGGGTCTGGATTGGGGGGAAGGATATTCCTACTCCTGAAGAGATCGGAATTAAATCACAAGAACTGGACAAGTTCAAAAAAATGATAGATCCAATTAGTGGGTTATATGGTGATGGACAAGAAGATGCCTACGTATTTACTTATGATCAATTGCCTTTAAAGGTTGGGGATAGAGTTATATATGATGTCTGGAAAATTAGACAGAATGGTAAAGTTGGACTTCGCATAAGGTATTCGGCTGCCTTCAGCAGAATATATTATTTATCCTCCGATACTAAAGGAGCACGTGTACGTGGCCCAATTGAAGCAATGAGAATAAAAAATCCTGATCAAACATATACAGAAAATTATCGTACAGATCAATCAATTGATGAGATTTTGATTAAAGATACAAATTATGCTCAATTTACTATCAAGCAAGCAGATTTTATTGGTTTCAGTGGTCTTTCTCGTAAATCAATATTTCTTCTCGAAAATCCATTTAACTAG
- a CDS encoding EamA family transporter — MKYLLSVLIGASSYGVLSTIVVLAYGQGYQLGEVVGTQLLTGCILAWLLAIYTGWKERSRTSVKSSNRSNRSPQLTWKQRLLLMLAGTPSAITGLLYYHSLRYIPASLAIVLLFQFTWISVLVQAVSKRQRPNGMTLLTLVLLLGGTLFAAGLMEQKTGEFPMIGIALGLLSAISYTLFILFSGKAIPSVHPAYRSAWMITGGLVLVFILFPPQFLFNGMLWSPLLLFGFLLGLFGAFIPPVLFAIGVPHIGGGMAGILGAAELPVAVLLSSFVLHEQVTPLQWGGVIIVLLGVMLPELHRRRIRGVEYSS; from the coding sequence ATGAAGTATTTATTATCTGTTTTAATTGGAGCGAGCAGCTATGGAGTGCTATCAACCATTGTTGTCCTCGCTTATGGGCAAGGCTACCAGCTTGGCGAAGTGGTAGGTACACAACTTTTGACGGGGTGTATCTTGGCTTGGCTATTGGCTATATATACGGGATGGAAGGAACGGTCACGGACATCAGTAAAGTCGTCGAATCGATCGAATCGTTCGCCACAGCTCACTTGGAAGCAAAGATTGCTGCTGATGTTAGCCGGGACACCGAGTGCAATTACCGGCTTGCTTTATTATCATTCGCTGCGTTATATTCCGGCTTCACTGGCGATTGTGCTGCTGTTTCAGTTTACGTGGATCAGTGTGCTGGTTCAAGCCGTAAGCAAGCGGCAGCGTCCGAACGGGATGACTTTGTTAACGCTCGTGCTGCTGCTCGGAGGTACACTGTTTGCCGCGGGCCTTATGGAACAAAAGACTGGGGAATTTCCAATGATCGGCATTGCCCTTGGACTGCTGTCGGCTATAAGCTACACCCTATTTATTCTATTTAGCGGTAAAGCCATACCGTCGGTGCATCCCGCCTATCGCAGTGCTTGGATGATTACAGGCGGACTTGTTCTAGTGTTTATTCTATTTCCACCACAATTTTTATTTAATGGCATGCTGTGGAGTCCACTGCTGCTGTTTGGTTTCCTGCTGGGCTTGTTCGGGGCATTTATACCTCCGGTTTTGTTCGCGATTGGCGTTCCTCATATCGGTGGGGGAATGGCTGGCATCCTGGGGGCGGCGGAACTTCCTGTTGCCGTTCTGCTCTCCTCATTTGTTCTTCATGAGCAGGTGACTCCGCTGCAATGGGGAGGCGTCATCATCGTTCTACTCGGAGTCATGCTTCCAGAGCTGCATAGAAGAAGGATAAGAGGAGTAGAGTATTCGAGTTAA